The Arachis duranensis cultivar V14167 unplaced genomic scaffold, aradu.V14167.gnm2.J7QH unplaced_Scaffold_232527, whole genome shotgun sequence genome contains a region encoding:
- the LOC107461812 gene encoding phosphatidylinositol N-acetylglucosaminyltransferase subunit P: MENPYSVNSPRRTLSFSKQRRATVSFFDDKACAGEHGPKPSEVYGFVGSITTVAAAVIFLVWAYVPESWLHSVGIYYYPSRYWALAVPTYMMVTIALMLVFYIGLNFISTPSPASIYTVYDECSRDPLSPDSSMEGDEKPIEPISDIGLDKINDIMFNATT, from the exons ATGGAAAATCCATACTCGGTGAACAGCCCAAGGAGGACGCTGAGCTTCTCGAAGCAGCGCAGAGCAACCGTTTCCTTCTTTGATGACAAAGCCTGCGCCGGCGAGCATGGCCCTAAGCCTTCTGAAGTCTATGGCTTCGTCGGTTCCATCACCACCGTTGCCGCCGCAG TTATCTTCCTTGTGTGGGCTTATGTTCCTGAATCATGGCTACATTCTGTTGGCATTTATTACTATCCTAGCAG GTATTGGGCTCTGGCAGTACCAACTTACATGATGGTGACCATTGCACTGATGCTGGTATTCTACATTGGTCTTAACTTCATTTCAACACCTTCCCCTGCATCTATATACACAGTTTATG ATGAATGCAGTAGGGATCCTTTGAGTCCTGATTCTTCTATGGAAGGAGATGAGAAACCCATTGAACCTATATCAGATATCGGTTTGGACAAAATCAATGATATCATGTTCAATGCCACAACCTAA
- the LOC107461851 gene encoding uncharacterized protein LOC107461851, whose translation MIGLKRLLPRCSTLSRTLTLNLRDSVVDSISEKNLHYPILLPRLTPKRFLDIHQMRSKAALEKERARILDEMSRGYVADMNEFKQHGGKIAVANKVLIPAMVALKFPDLEVSFSDGKTMKLPIRISDNADAAHKSSVPKASLVCLSFRASSQEMINSWSAPFAEAFSKSEDVHLYQVSFIDSWLLCRSPIKRFLLWTMKKPNQESNDALQKHMVFKFGDHYYFRKELHILNLLTGYIFLLDNFGRVRWQGFGSATKDELSYLVSCTSSLLEEK comes from the exons ATGATAGGTTTGAAGCGATTGCTACCAAGATGTTCAACTCTCAGTCGCACTCTCACTCTCAATCTCAGAGATTCCGTCGTGGATTCCATTTCAGAGAAGAATCTCCATTACCCAATTCTTCTCCCTCGCCTCACCCCTAAACGATTCCTTGATATCCACCAG ATGAGAAGTAAGGCAGCGCTTGAAAAGGAACGTGCTCGAAT TTTAGATGAAATGAGTAGGGGATATGTAGCTGATATGAATGAGTTCAAGCAACATGGTGGTAAG ATTGCTGTCGCTAATAAAGTGTTGATACCAGCAATGGTAGCTTTGAAGTTTCCTGATTTGGAAGTCAGCTTCTCAGATGGGAAAACAATGAAGCTTCCAATCCGTATTTCAGACAATGCAGATGCTGCTCACAAATCATCTGTCCCCAAGgcatctttggtttgtctttcaTTCCGAGCAAGCTCCCAG GAAATGATCAATTCATGGAGTGCGCCCTTTGCAGAAGCATTTAGTAAATCAGAAGATGTTCATTTATATCAG GTATCATTTATAGATTCGTGGCTATTATGCCGGAGTCCTATAAAGCGTTTCCTTCTCTGGACAATGAAAAAACCAAATCAGGAAAGCAATGATGCACTTCAGAAGCACATGGTCTTTAAATTTGGTGATCACTATTATTTCAGAAAAGAACTGCATATACTGAATCTTCTCACAGG gTATATCTTTCTACTTGATAATTTTGGTAGAGTAAGGTGGCAAGGATTTGGATCAGCCACAAAGGATGAGTTGTCTTATCTTGTTTCTTGCACATCATCACTTCTTGAAGAGAAGTGA
- the LOC107461850 gene encoding aspartic proteinase 36 → MAAGFVAWVVVFLLGAATAAVGGSPATLSLERAFPTNHGVELSQLRARDMLRHRRMLQSTNNGVIDFQVQGTFDPFQVGLYYTKVQLGSPPVDFYVQIDTGSDVLWVSCTSCNGCPQTSGLQIPLNFFDASRSSTSSMISCSDQRCNTGVQSSDATCSSQGNQCSYSFQYGDGSGTSGYYVSDLMHFNTIFEGSVSSNSTASVVFGCSTEQSGDLTKSDRAVAGIFGFGQQGLSVISQLSSQGVAPNVFSHCLKGDSSGGGILVLGEIVEPNIVYTSLVASQPHYNLNLQSISVNGQKLQIDSSVFATSSNKGTIVDSGTTLAYLAEEAYDPFVNAITSSIPQSVSSVNSKGNQCYLVTGSVSDIFPQVSLNFAGGASMDLKPQDYLIQQSSSGGAAVWCIGFQKISGQDVTILGDLVLKDKIVVYDLAGQRLGWAPYNCGSSVNVSANTGTGRSEYVNAGELSGSTSSHEGLNKLINIGFLALTLICYIVIL, encoded by the exons ATGGCGGCTGGTTTTGTGGCGTGGGTGGTGGTGTTCTTGTTAGGGGCGGCGACGGCGGCGGTTGGTGGATCTCCGGCGACGCTGAGCTTGGAGAGGGCGTTTCCGACGAATCATGGAGTGGAGCTGAGTCAGCTGAGAGCACGTGACATGCTGAGGCACAGAAGAATGCTTCAGTCCACTAATAATGGGGTCATTGATTTCCAAGTTCAAGGCACCTTCGATCCCTTCCAAGTCGG GTTGTACTATACAAAAGTGCAGTTGGGTTCTCCTCCAGTTGATTTCTATGTGCAGATTGACACTGGCAGTGATGTTCTCTGGGTTAGCTGCACCTCTTGCAATGGTTGTCCCCAAACAAGTGGCCTTCAG ATTCCACTCAATTTCTTCGATGCATCGCGTTCATCGACGTCTTCGATGATCTCTTGCTCGGATCAGAGGTGCAACACTGGAGTTCAATCATCAGATGCAACCTGTTCCAGTCAGGGTAACCAGTGCTCCTATAGTTTCCAGTATGGAGATGGTAGTGGTACATCGGGCTACTATGTTTCGGATTTGATGCATTTCAACACTATTTTTGAGGGATCTGTATCTTCAAATTCCACGGCATCTGTTGTTTTTGG ATGTAGCACAGAGCAGAGCGGGGACTTGACAAAGTCTGATAGAGCTGTCGCTGGCATATTTGGATTCGGACAACAAGGTTTGTCTGTTATCTCCCAACTTTCCTCGCAAGGAGTAGCTCCAAATGTGTTCTCTCACTGTCTGAAAGGAGATAGCAGTGGTGGCGGCATATTGGTTCTTGGTGAGATTGTGGAGCCAAACATTGTTTATACTTCACTTGTAGCATCACA GCCACATTACAATTTGAATCTGCAGAGTATCTCTGTCAACGGCCAGAAGTTACAAATTGATTCATCAGTTTTTGCAACATCAAGCAACAAAGGTACCATTGTTGATTCTGGAACAACTTTGGCATATCTTGCTGAGGAAGCTTATGATCCCTTTGTCAATGCG ATTACGTCTTCAATTCCACAATCCGTAAGCAGTGTTAATTCCAAGGGAAACCAGTGTTACTTAGTCACTGGCAG TGTGTCTGATATTTTTCCTCAAGTGAGTCTGAACTTTGCGGGAGGTGCATCCATGGATTTAAAACCACAAGACTATCTTATACAGCAGAGTTCTAGT GGTGGTGCAGCAGTATGGTGTATTGGCTTTCAGAAAATCTCTGGTCAAGATGTTACAATTCTAGGAG ACCTTGTATTGAAAGACAAAATCGTTGTTTATGATCTTGCTGGTCAACGCCTTGGATGGGCTCCCTATAact gTGGTTCGTCAGTTAATGTGTCTGCAAATACTGGCACTGGAAGAAGTGAATATGTGAATGCTGGAGAACTAAGTGGCAGCACTTCTTCACATGAAGGACTTAACAAGCTGATAAACATAGGGTTCTTAGCTTTAACACTGATTTGCTACATAGTGATCTTATAG